The Haloarcula sp. H-GB4 genome segment CAGTCTGTCTACAACGGTTGTCTCCCCCGCTAGCACCGGAAGTGGCCGCACGGGAAGCAGACAGCGATGTCACGCTTTCCTACGAGTCGATCCGCGACGGTGTCACCGATGTCGTGGCAGGAAGCGAGACGGCTGTTGTCGAAGGTATCGGCGGCCTGCGTGTCCCGCTTGCGGACGACCACGAAGTCATCGACCTCGTTGCAGATGTCGGGCTTCCTGCGCTGGTCGTCGCCCGTTCGGGCCTTGGGACGCTCAATCATACGGCGCTGACGGTTCAGGCGCTCCGGCAGAGAGGCGTCGCAGTTGTCGGTGTCGTTCTCAACGAGTACGAAGGCGCGACGACCGCAGAGCGGACAAATTCGGACGTTATCGAACGGATGACCGGGTGCTCTGTCTGGCCGGTGCCACCGCTTAACATTGAGTCGTCTGATAGCGTGATTGACGGACTCAGAGCGAGTCTCCCGCAGTCGGTGCTACAGCCGGCTATCGAGCGGTAGCTGTCAGTGTGTGTCGGCACAAAGGGGATAGAACGGGGGCAAACCCCCGTCGTGTGACACTACGGAGCCGGTAAGGCTCCATCTGATGATTGACTACCGATCACTAAAATAGTAAGGCACGTTTCATCTGGAGATTTCCCCTCAGCAACGGGCCGTGTTCCGTTAGGAACGGGCTACCGCCCAGCCGAAACGACGGTGCTAGAGGTCGATTGACAGCAGCGACTCGACGTCGACGCCGTCGTCCAGTAGCGTCCGCATACGGTCGACCGTTGCCTCATTCCGGGTCTGTCCGGTTCGGAGCACTTCCTCGACTCTGTCTATCGTCGTCCGTGTATCTGACTGAACTGACAGTACTGGAACGTTTTTCTCGGCCGCCTGTCCAATGACCGCACTGGCGGGCTGGAACCCACCGGTGAGGAGTAACGCGTTGATACCGGACGCTTCGAGGGCCGCAGTCTGGACCTCCGACCGGTCGCCACCGGTGACGACGACAGCATCGCGTGTCCGCCGGAAGCGCTCGAGCGCGCTGCTCCCGCTCATCGCGCCGACGCTGAACCGCTCGACGTGGACATCGGTGTTGGCATCACCAGTGAGGATGTCAGCGCCGAGGTTCCGGGCGAGGTCGGCAACCGTGACGCCGGCGAGCGAGCGGTCACGCGGCAGAATGCCGTGGACTGGGATTCCTTCTCCTTCGAGGAACGGGACCACGTCATCGGCGAGTTCATCTACTGTCGCATCGGTGACGCCGTTGAACAGAACCCCATCGAGTCGATCACCGATCGCTTCGGCCGCAGACAGAATTTCGTCCGTGTCACTGGGCGTGTCGTAGCCGGTGACTAACAGTACGCGGGCGTCAAGCAACTCCGCGATATCGATGTCTGTGAGGTCGACGATACTGCCAGTCGCTAGGTCGCTGCTCCCCTCGACAAGGAGCATATCGGTTCCATCCGAACACGTTTCGATGCCTTCTTGCAGTCGCTCACGGAGGTCATCCGGGTCCTCACGCCCGCGGATGGCTTCCTGAATGAACGTCGGCGAGTAGACGATGGGCTCCATGTCGTGGAGGTCGGTCTCCAGATCGAGCAGTTCGCGGGCGAGCATCGGGTCCTCGTCCCGTGTCTTGCCGACCGCGCTCCGCAGACGCGTTCCCTTGGGCTTCATGTAGCCGACATCGTAGCCCGCGTCGTGAGCACGCGTCGCGAGCGCGAGCGTGATAGCCGTCTTGCCGATACCTTCCTCAAGCGATGTAACGAGTAGCGTGTTCGTGTCGGTCATAGTTTCTCCTGGTCGAGGGTGAGTCGCAGGTCGACCGCCTGTACCCCGTCTGGTGTCGCGACGAGGGGGTTGATGTCCAGTTCGACGATTGCGGGGAAGTCAGTGACGAGTTGCGAGAGCCGCTGGATTGTCTCGACGAGCGTGGCCTCGTCGACGGGGTCGCGGCCCCTGGCACCGCGCAACAGCGGCGCGGAGTCGATGTCGTCGAGCATTCCTTTCGCCTCGGTCTCGCTGACGGGAGCGACACTGACAGTGTTGTCTTCGAGCACCTCGACAAAAATACCGCCGAGGCCGAACAACAGCAGCGGCCCGAACTGCGGGTCCCGGTTCATCCCGAGGATCGTCTCGACGCCGTTGTCGAGGTCGACCATCTCCTGTACCTGAACGCCGAGAATCGTCGCGTCTTCCTGATAGTTCCGCGCCCTGACGACGAGATCCTCGTAGGTGTCACGGACCTCCTCGACGGGGACAGCGACCTCGACGCCGCCGATGTCAGACTTGTGCAGAATGTCCGGACTGACGATTTTCATCACCACATCATCGCCGATCTCCTCGGCAATAGCCTCCGCTTCGACGGGCGAGGAGACGACATCACCCTGTGGTGTCGGAATCCCATACGCGTCGAGCAGTTCCATCGCTTCCACGCCGAGCCGGTTCGACCCGCGCCGGGCACCGGATTCGAGTATCTCACGGGCCCGCTCGCGGTCCACGTCGAAGGTCGTCGGCTCCTCGTAGTCGGTTGTCCTGATCTCGCGATAGCGTCTCAGAGCGTCCAGACTTCCGACGGCGCGGGCCGGGTCGAAGTAGTTCGGCACGCCCGCTTCGCTCAGGACGTTCGCACCGGCGTCGACTGACTTCCCGCCCATCAACGTTGCCGCAACGGGCTTCTCGAACCGCTCCTGCTGTTCGACGATGCGTTCCGAGAGGTCCTCGAAGGAAAGCACTGCCGTCGGACAGGCGACGACGACGGCCATCGAGACGTTGTCGTCCGCGAGAACCGTTTCGAGCGCTGTCTCGAAGCGCTCCGCGGGAGCATCGCCGATGATGTCGACCGGGTTGTAGATATTGGCCTCGTCGGGCATCTCCTCGCGGAGCCGGGAGAACGTCTCGTCACCGAACTGCGCGAGTTGCAGGTCCGAGTCGCCGACAGCGTCGGTCGTCATCACGCCGGGACCGCCGGCGTTTGTGACGATGGCGATTTCGTCTCCGTCCGGGAGCGGCTGGCCCGCGAGGATCTGTGCGTAGTCGAACAGTTCCTGTACGGATTCAACGCGGAGCGTCCCGGCTTTGTCGAGGCCTGCCTCGTAGGCCCGCTCTGAGCCGGCCATCGCACCGGTGTGGGAGGCGGCCGCGCTCGCACCCGCGTCTGTGCGGCCGGACTTGACAAGCACAATCGGCGTCTCCTGTGTCACCTCGCGAGCCGTCTGTACGAACGAGGACCCATCGTTAATGTCCTCAAGATAGCCCAGAATGACGTCAGTGTCGGGGTCGTCACCCCACTCGGCGACAAAATCGCTCTCGTCGAGTACTGCCTTGTTCCCGAGCGAGACGATGTCCTTGAAGCCGACATCGCGCTCGGCAGCCCAGTCCAGGACGGCGGTGATGAACGCGCCTGACTGGCTCATAAAGGAGATGTCGCCGTCGCTAGCCATCTCATTACCGAAGGTGGCGTTGAGCCCGACGGGAGTCGACATCACGCCGAGGCTGTTCGGGCCGACCAGATTCAGGTCATATTCGCTGGCCGCGTCTCGGAGCCGTTGCTCGCGTTCGGCCCCATCACTGCCGGTCTCACCGAAGCCAGCAGTGATGACGACGACGTTTTCGATACCCGCTTCCCCGGCGTTCTCGATGACCTCGACCGCCACCGTCGGCGGTACGACGACGACGGCAACGTCGACCGACCCGGGATCTTCCAGGCCGTCGAGGTTGTTATAACACGGCAATCCAAGTACTGTCTCTTTGTTCGGGTTCACGGCCACGACCTCCCCTGCAAACGAATCGAGCAGGTTCGTGGTGACCGCGTGACCGACGGATCCCTCCGAATCGGTCGCCCCGACCACTGCGACACGTTCCGGCGCAAACAACGTCGATAATCGTCCCATGCCTCTACTCAGTGATTACAGTGGGGCCGGAATATAGATGTGGGGAACTCCCAGTGAGCGGGAATCTAGACGATTCATTACCGCGATTTCGGTGTGACGGTGCTTTTGTTCATCACCCCCGTAGCGGCGTCCGATGACTGACGCAACACTCCTAGCACCGTTTGACGACGAGGTGGTCCGTGGGGTCGCGGGGACAAACAGCGTCGATGAAGAGCAATTGCGGTCCGCGCTCGCCGACCATCAGCGAACGATGCGTGAGACTCCGGGCGTCGAAGATCTCGTTTACGAGTGGCGAAAGCGGTTCGATGACGCGGTGCTACACCGTACGCCCGAGACGTTCTTCATGGCCGTCAGAGAGAACGTCTGGGAAGAGTACGGCACGCATCTCGGGCTCGACGACTACTTGCTCGCCGCGGTCGTCGCAGTCCATCAGGAACAGGTCCTCCGTGAAACAGCGGTTGAAAGCAGCGCTATCGACGAAAGTGTCGTCGCGCTCGTTGTTTCCCGACCGTCGTCGCAGTAGGGTGTTCCTTTTCATCTCAGGTACAGAGTCCGGGCTAAAGCGGCGGTTGTGATCATCGGACAATATTTCAGTTCAGGTAACCAGCCATTCCATCTGAGAATATAATTTTTGGGTTCCCGAAAACATATTTTCACAAAACAATCTTTAAGTGGCTTCCACCAGTACAATAAGATGACTATGGCAACACAAGAGCACGTCCGACGTGAGTTCGGGAATGTCGAAGAGAACGAACTCCGCCTCGACAAGGAGAAGTCCGAGCAGGTAATCAACGCGCTGAATCAGGACCTGGCGGACACATACACGCTGTACCATCAGGTCAAGAAGCACCACTGGAACGTCGAGGGCGCCGAGTTCCGTGACCTCCACCTATTCCTCGGCGATGCTGCTGGAAACGCCGAAGAAGCAGCCGACGAACTCGCAGAGCGGGCACAGGCCCTCGGTGGCACACCTATCGCCGGCGGCAAGGCACAGGAAGAGCACGCGTCGGTTGAGCCGGAAGGACAGGATGTGTACGACATCCGGACGTCGCTCGAAAACGACCTCGAGATGTACGGCGACATCATCGAGTCGCTCCGTGATCACATCGACCTTGCGGAGAACCTCGGTGACCACGCCACGGCGCAGATCCTCCGGGAAATCATTGTGCAAACTGAGGAAGACGCCCACCACATCGAACACTACCTCGAAGACGACACGCTCGTCCTCGACTAACTCTCAGCACAAGGCTTTCTCTCTCAGTTTCTTCCGCCGGATAGTCACCACCTAGCCCAGGCTGTGTAGCGTGGCGTGAACTATTCGGGTAGAACGCAGTCCGAGACTCGAAGGAAAGAGAAACGCGATGCGGAGGGATGAACGGACTATCGTCGAAGGTCAACAGTGACGTCGGTCGAAATCCAGCCGTCTCGGTTCCCGTCTTCGGTAAACACGGTTCTGTCAGCACCGCTGTCCAGTGCTGCAACGTCCGGGCGGTCCTCGGAGGTCTCGACATCGTCCGTCTGTGATGGCATTACCTGAGTTAGGCACCCCTAAAGCTAAAAGGATTTTGGTTGACCTAATCAACTGTAGATACAGCCCCTGCACCGAAAACAAAGACGGCCCGAAGCTGATCGCCGACACGGCGCGGCCTTTAGTATCCGAGGCGACAAGAGAGAGATATGAGTTCGGACGACGATCTTACCGCCCTGGTTACGGACCTCGTTACGACGCTACAGGAGCTAGAGACGGAGGTCGAGCCAACGACCGATAGCGGCCTCCCGCGGCCGCCGACACCGGGTGAACTCCTCCGATTTACCAGCGATGTAACCATCCCTGCAGTCATTCTCGTGTTGAAGAGCAACATCGAGGCGCTGAAGCTTCTCCGGCGAGCCCTTCGGATGGCCGAGGGGCGGCCGACATCGACAGGCTCTGCCTCGGATGAAGTGCGACAACGCGCAAGTAACCTGAGCCGGGCCACGCTCTCTCGTCTCGATGGTGCGCTGACGGACCTCCAGCAGGCTGTGGAAGGGACGCCAGAAGATGAGGAAGCCCGCGAGCTCATTCAGGAAGCTCAACAATTACGCAACCAGATCCGGGACAGGTTAGCCGATGAGTCTGACGGAGGTGAGGCGGTCAACCCTGAGCAAGTTACTGACGTTCCCGTGGACGTAGACGCCGAACTACGATCGATAAAGGACGATATCGAAGGCCCCGGTCAGGATGACACCGGGACTGAAAACGGAGACGGAAACGACGAGGAGTAAGGGATATAGTGCGGTGTGATAAATATATTATATAAAACATAATGATTTATTATTGTGGGGGTGAAGGTATGGATACCGATGTCCAGCTCTACCGCTCCGGGCGGTCGTCGGGCGACCCTGTTCGTCCGATCTGACCTCCCCGCGCCATCACGGAAACGTTGCACCGCTATCGAACGTGAGCTACAGGAGCTGGTGTGCCGTGGCGTACTCGATGACATCGAAACGGTCGAATGGGAGAAACGCGTCCCGCTGCAGGGCCCCGGTAACGGGACCGAGCGGGACCTGTATAACGAGTTCGCGGACTGGGCCCGCGAGTCTGGCGTCTGCCTCGCGCCGTTTTTCGACACCCGGCTCTGTTACAGTTCGACGACGGGCGAGAAACGCCGGGAACTCGTCATGCCAGCCGTCTGTCTCGCGGTCTACGAGGACGGCAATCTCGTACAGGTAGCCCCCTATGCCGACGCGGGCCGAACGGAGTCCGTTGAAGAGTGCATTACAGAACTGGCCGAAACAGGGACCCTCCCGGAGACGTATTCGACACCCGTCTCGACCGTATAGATCGGCGTGCCCTGTTCGGCTTCTATGCCGTCTCCGGCGGTGTCGGCTACGGTCTGCTCAGCGGCGCGACCCTCCTCATCTTCTCGAGTGAGACACTGCTCTCTGCCCTCGTCAGCAACACTATCGAAGCGCAGGGGACGGTATCGCCGGCAAAAGAGAGTCGTATTATCCGACAGTATGTGGAGAGCTGGTCAGACCGGATCCCAGCGGTAGCCGTCCCAGTCCTGGCTCTCGGGGACTTTGAT includes the following:
- a CDS encoding HTH domain-containing protein, producing the protein MSSSTAPGGRRATLFVRSDLPAPSRKRCTAIERELQELVCRGVLDDIETVEWEKRVPLQGPGNGTERDLYNEFADWARESGVCLAPFFDTRLCYSSTTGEKRRELVMPAVCLAVYEDGNLVQVAPYADAGRTESVEECITELAETGTLPETYSTPVSTV
- the dpsA gene encoding DNA starvation/stationary phase protection protein DpsA, which encodes MATQEHVRREFGNVEENELRLDKEKSEQVINALNQDLADTYTLYHQVKKHHWNVEGAEFRDLHLFLGDAAGNAEEAADELAERAQALGGTPIAGGKAQEEHASVEPEGQDVYDIRTSLENDLEMYGDIIESLRDHIDLAENLGDHATAQILREIIVQTEEDAHHIEHYLEDDTLVLD
- the acs gene encoding acetate--CoA ligase alpha subunit, encoding MGRLSTLFAPERVAVVGATDSEGSVGHAVTTNLLDSFAGEVVAVNPNKETVLGLPCYNNLDGLEDPGSVDVAVVVVPPTVAVEVIENAGEAGIENVVVITAGFGETGSDGAEREQRLRDAASEYDLNLVGPNSLGVMSTPVGLNATFGNEMASDGDISFMSQSGAFITAVLDWAAERDVGFKDIVSLGNKAVLDESDFVAEWGDDPDTDVILGYLEDINDGSSFVQTAREVTQETPIVLVKSGRTDAGASAAASHTGAMAGSERAYEAGLDKAGTLRVESVQELFDYAQILAGQPLPDGDEIAIVTNAGGPGVMTTDAVGDSDLQLAQFGDETFSRLREEMPDEANIYNPVDIIGDAPAERFETALETVLADDNVSMAVVVACPTAVLSFEDLSERIVEQQERFEKPVAATLMGGKSVDAGANVLSEAGVPNYFDPARAVGSLDALRRYREIRTTDYEEPTTFDVDRERAREILESGARRGSNRLGVEAMELLDAYGIPTPQGDVVSSPVEAEAIAEEIGDDVVMKIVSPDILHKSDIGGVEVAVPVEEVRDTYEDLVVRARNYQEDATILGVQVQEMVDLDNGVETILGMNRDPQFGPLLLFGLGGIFVEVLEDNTVSVAPVSETEAKGMLDDIDSAPLLRGARGRDPVDEATLVETIQRLSQLVTDFPAIVELDINPLVATPDGVQAVDLRLTLDQEKL
- the bioD gene encoding dethiobiotin synthase; this translates as MSETIDESEPEGGTGHIAEDGVFVVGTDTGVGKTVVTAGVTGWLRETGTAAVAVKPCQTGYPPDDDAAFVESICGTAEAAVCLQRLSPPLAPEVAAREADSDVTLSYESIRDGVTDVVAGSETAVVEGIGGLRVPLADDHEVIDLVADVGLPALVVARSGLGTLNHTALTVQALRQRGVAVVGVVLNEYEGATTAERTNSDVIERMTGCSVWPVPPLNIESSDSVIDGLRASLPQSVLQPAIER
- a CDS encoding phosphotransacetylase family protein; the encoded protein is MTDTNTLLVTSLEEGIGKTAITLALATRAHDAGYDVGYMKPKGTRLRSAVGKTRDEDPMLARELLDLETDLHDMEPIVYSPTFIQEAIRGREDPDDLRERLQEGIETCSDGTDMLLVEGSSDLATGSIVDLTDIDIAELLDARVLLVTGYDTPSDTDEILSAAEAIGDRLDGVLFNGVTDATVDELADDVVPFLEGEGIPVHGILPRDRSLAGVTVADLARNLGADILTGDANTDVHVERFSVGAMSGSSALERFRRTRDAVVVTGGDRSEVQTAALEASGINALLLTGGFQPASAVIGQAAEKNVPVLSVQSDTRTTIDRVEEVLRTGQTRNEATVDRMRTLLDDGVDVESLLSIDL